From a region of the Mycobacterium intracellulare ATCC 13950 genome:
- a CDS encoding NAD(P)H-binding protein — protein sequence MRVLVTGATGYVGSRLVTALLENRHQVVAATRNPLRLKRFGWFDDITPVTLDAADPESLRAAFAGCDPIDVVYYLVHAIGQPGFRDADKSAAANLATAARDAGVRRIVYLGGFVPADEALSEHLTSRAEVAEALTVPDGPELVWLGAAMIIGAGSTSFEMMRYVGDRFPVIPIPSWMDNPIDPISIRDVLHYLVAAADRDRVPAGAYDISGPDTTSYRRLLKTYARISGRWHTGLPVGRVDTGLASLITGVALPVPPGLAGDLVESLDHPMVASVSGLRDRVPDPPGGLLGIDDAIALALRGLSNQRPRPVNALADPHDLANTDAAWAGGDARRLRQLAQRVTPSIARPTLGLVNRVPGPVAGALRTGLDILIALTPKVRPA from the coding sequence ATGCGGGTTCTGGTCACCGGTGCCACCGGCTATGTGGGATCACGGCTGGTCACGGCGCTGCTGGAAAACCGGCACCAGGTGGTGGCCGCCACGCGAAACCCGTTGCGGCTCAAGCGCTTCGGCTGGTTCGACGACATCACGCCGGTGACCCTCGACGCCGCCGACCCGGAGTCGCTGCGGGCGGCCTTCGCCGGCTGCGACCCCATTGACGTGGTGTATTACCTGGTGCACGCCATCGGTCAGCCCGGTTTCCGCGACGCGGACAAGTCCGCGGCCGCCAACCTCGCGACCGCGGCCCGCGACGCGGGGGTGCGCCGCATCGTCTACCTGGGCGGCTTCGTGCCCGCCGACGAGGCGTTATCCGAGCACCTGACCAGCCGGGCCGAGGTGGCCGAGGCGCTCACCGTCCCCGACGGCCCGGAGCTGGTGTGGCTGGGCGCGGCGATGATCATCGGCGCCGGCTCGACGTCGTTCGAGATGATGCGCTACGTGGGGGACCGCTTCCCGGTCATCCCGATCCCGAGCTGGATGGACAACCCGATCGACCCGATCTCGATCCGCGACGTCCTGCACTATCTCGTCGCCGCGGCCGATCGTGACCGGGTGCCCGCGGGGGCCTACGACATCTCGGGGCCCGACACCACCTCCTACCGGCGGCTGCTGAAGACCTACGCCCGTATCTCGGGGCGCTGGCACACCGGCTTGCCGGTCGGCAGGGTCGACACGGGGCTGGCCTCGCTGATCACCGGCGTCGCCCTGCCGGTGCCCCCGGGCCTGGCCGGGGACCTGGTCGAGTCGCTGGACCACCCGATGGTGGCGTCGGTCAGCGGCCTGCGCGACCGGGTGCCCGATCCGCCCGGCGGCCTGCTCGGGATCGACGACGCCATCGCGCTGGCGCTGCGCGGCCTCTCCAATCAGCGGCCGCGCCCGGTCAACGCCCTGGCCGATCCGCACGACCTCGCCAACACCGACGCCGCCTGGGCCGGTGGCGACGCGCGGCGCCTCCGCCAACTCGCCCAGCGCGTCACACCGTCCATCGCGCGGCCGACCCTGGGGCTGGTGAACAGGGTCCCCGGTCCGGTTGCCGGAGCGCTTCGCACCGGCCTCGACATTTTGATCGCCCTGACCCCGAAGGTGCGTCCCGCATGA